A stretch of Thermomicrobium roseum DSM 5159 DNA encodes these proteins:
- a CDS encoding COX15/CtaA family protein has product MRERVRWVGRLAWANAVAMGLVLLLGATVTATGSGFGCGESWPLCHGRLLPPLTAEGIIEYSHRLATLVSGLVLVALLALTIVERRELFARWETRIVAGLLVGTLLLQSALGAAAVLAPRHPLVMAVHFGVSLTVFASALLLALVLTRGESLRARRRLHVPAGVVRATWGLLIGTYAVVYLGAYVRHSQASLACLDWPLCQGRLIPDLVGPTGVVFLHRLSALVLTLGLVGLVVRLWRDRVLRRERPDLVWSGLVALGLLLAQSVTGAWVVWSRLSLASVLGHAAVVTLLFGTLAVLAYQSLPERALMERAARAPVAGVSVSQ; this is encoded by the coding sequence ATGCGAGAACGCGTGCGTTGGGTCGGGCGCCTGGCGTGGGCGAACGCAGTCGCGATGGGACTGGTGCTCCTTTTGGGGGCAACGGTCACCGCGACCGGATCGGGTTTCGGCTGTGGGGAGTCGTGGCCGCTCTGCCATGGCCGGTTGCTTCCGCCGCTCACGGCGGAGGGGATCATCGAGTACAGTCACCGGCTCGCCACGCTGGTGAGTGGGCTGGTTCTGGTGGCGTTGCTCGCGCTGACGATCGTGGAGCGGCGAGAACTCTTCGCACGGTGGGAAACGCGGATCGTCGCGGGGCTGCTGGTCGGGACGCTGCTCCTGCAATCGGCGCTCGGGGCAGCGGCGGTGCTGGCGCCGCGGCATCCGCTGGTCATGGCGGTGCACTTCGGTGTCTCGCTCACTGTCTTCGCCAGCGCGCTCCTCTTGGCGCTTGTCCTGACGCGGGGTGAGTCGTTGCGGGCACGCCGGCGACTCCACGTGCCGGCTGGTGTTGTCCGGGCCACCTGGGGACTCCTGATCGGGACGTACGCCGTGGTGTACCTCGGCGCGTACGTGCGGCACTCCCAGGCCAGTCTGGCTTGCCTAGACTGGCCGCTCTGCCAGGGCCGGCTGATCCCGGATCTGGTGGGACCGACGGGGGTAGTCTTCCTGCACCGGCTGAGCGCGCTCGTCTTGACGCTGGGCCTGGTCGGCCTGGTGGTGCGACTGTGGCGAGACCGGGTGCTACGGCGCGAGCGTCCAGACCTGGTGTGGAGTGGGTTGGTCGCGCTGGGTTTGCTGCTCGCCCAGTCGGTGACGGGTGCCTGGGTGGTCTGGAGCCGGCTCAGCCTGGCCAGCGTGCTGGGGCATGCGGCCGTGGTGACGCTCCTGTTCGGTACGTTAGCGGTATTGGCGTACCAGTCGCTGCCGGAGCGGGCACTGATGGAGCGGGCTGCCCGCGCTCCCGTTGCTGGTGTTTCGGTCTCACAGTGA
- the rsgA gene encoding ribosome small subunit-dependent GTPase A, whose translation MTEEADHPGDAWPANIVIRVRGPYYDVLTPEGVLRCVVRGALKKERRREDLVVVGDRVVVRVVAPGEGVIEAVAPRRRALVRRARDREAAQVIVANLDQLVVVMAAAQPELSLGMLDRFLVVAESQDLPTVICLNKIDLDPAGRARAMLAPYRAIGYPVVETSVASGAGLHELWQTIEGKLSALAGPSGVGKTSLVKAFRPDLELRIGAVSEATGRGRHTTTASELIQLDERTFLVDTPGIGVLHLWAILPEELDRCFREFRPYLGACPYRDCRHLDEPGCAVRAAVEAGVIDAGRYERYRALYQDLVQEMERYGRWEIERLWRGRRAR comes from the coding sequence GTGACGGAGGAAGCGGACCATCCTGGTGACGCGTGGCCAGCGAACATCGTGATCCGGGTGCGGGGACCGTACTACGACGTGCTGACGCCGGAGGGGGTTCTCCGCTGTGTCGTGCGTGGCGCACTCAAGAAGGAGCGCCGGCGGGAAGACCTGGTCGTGGTCGGTGACCGGGTCGTGGTGCGCGTCGTCGCCCCGGGAGAGGGAGTGATCGAAGCGGTCGCGCCGCGGCGACGCGCGCTGGTACGACGAGCGCGCGATCGGGAGGCAGCGCAGGTCATCGTGGCGAACCTGGACCAGCTGGTGGTGGTCATGGCGGCTGCCCAGCCGGAACTGAGCTTGGGGATGCTCGATCGCTTCCTGGTGGTGGCGGAGTCGCAGGATCTGCCGACGGTTATCTGCCTGAACAAGATCGATCTCGACCCGGCTGGACGAGCACGAGCGATGCTCGCGCCATACCGAGCGATCGGCTATCCGGTCGTCGAAACGAGCGTAGCCAGTGGAGCGGGCCTGCACGAGCTCTGGCAGACGATCGAGGGGAAACTCTCCGCGCTCGCGGGACCCTCGGGGGTCGGGAAGACGAGCCTCGTGAAAGCGTTCCGGCCGGACCTGGAACTCCGGATCGGTGCGGTGAGCGAGGCGACGGGGCGTGGCCGGCACACCACGACCGCGAGCGAACTCATCCAGCTCGACGAGCGGACATTCCTGGTCGATACGCCGGGTATCGGGGTGCTGCACCTTTGGGCGATCCTGCCGGAGGAACTCGACCGCTGCTTCCGGGAATTTCGGCCGTATCTGGGTGCGTGCCCGTACCGGGATTGCCGGCACCTGGATGAGCCGGGCTGTGCGGTGCGCGCGGCGGTCGAAGCGGGTGTCATCGACGCGGGGCGCTACGAGCGGTACCGTGCTCTCTACCAGGATCTCGTGCAGGAGATGGAACGGTACGGACGGTGGGAGATCGAGCGGCTGTGGCGCGGAAGGAGAGCGAGGTGA
- a CDS encoding DinB family protein: MSDELVSTVRAAVESTLREQHQVLRELVQGLSPAVLNWSPGPEMNTIAVLVAHLLDAERYLVAAALGEVVERDRERWFRYEAPSALALLELIDQTEQETSERLTRLTGDALAREWSPPNDRLGRRFSGMRWLLHAIQHNREHIGQALLTRQLAAQGGIG; encoded by the coding sequence GTGAGCGACGAGCTGGTCTCGACGGTACGGGCAGCGGTGGAGTCGACGTTGCGCGAGCAGCATCAGGTCCTGCGGGAACTCGTTCAGGGGCTCAGCCCAGCGGTCCTCAACTGGTCACCGGGACCGGAGATGAACACGATCGCCGTCCTGGTCGCGCATCTCCTGGATGCCGAGCGCTATCTCGTGGCGGCGGCACTGGGCGAGGTGGTCGAGCGTGACCGCGAGCGCTGGTTCCGGTACGAGGCGCCGAGTGCACTTGCGCTCCTCGAGCTGATCGACCAGACCGAACAGGAAACGAGCGAGCGACTCACCCGGCTCACCGGCGACGCACTGGCCCGCGAGTGGTCACCGCCTAATGACCGACTGGGGCGTCGCTTCAGCGGGATGCGCTGGCTGCTCCATGCCATCCAGCACAATCGAGAGCATATCGGGCAAGCGTTGCTCACGCGACAGCTCGCTGCCCAGGGAGGGATCGGCTGA
- a CDS encoding FadR/GntR family transcriptional regulator codes for MTRAIPVTAKPITQARLHQRVVEELLRQIVSGALPPGTTLPSEPELARQFGVSRIVIREAIRILVEKGLITVRHGSGMWVQSIEQWNHLDPMVLLEEVRSSPDASRLSELLELCEILDVGAAERAATRRTPEQLSRLRDLVERMRKVVDDPAAYLDLDALFHATIAESAGNRLLRDAQRPLSEVLFANWLWATRAPEELTRFQQDHEAIYEAIAAGDPLGARQAMHRHAQHVASALRAGIAPAAGELVTTGSDGRHAAA; via the coding sequence ATGACGAGAGCGATACCGGTCACTGCGAAGCCCATCACCCAGGCACGACTCCACCAGCGAGTTGTCGAGGAACTTCTGCGGCAAATCGTCAGTGGCGCATTGCCGCCCGGCACCACGCTGCCGTCCGAGCCGGAACTGGCCCGGCAATTCGGGGTGAGTCGCATCGTCATTCGGGAGGCGATCCGTATCCTCGTCGAGAAGGGCCTGATCACGGTCCGACATGGCAGCGGGATGTGGGTCCAGTCGATCGAGCAGTGGAACCATCTCGACCCGATGGTCCTCCTCGAGGAAGTCCGCTCGAGCCCGGACGCGAGCCGGCTCAGTGAACTCCTCGAGCTCTGCGAGATCCTCGACGTCGGTGCCGCCGAGCGGGCCGCTACCCGCCGCACCCCCGAGCAGCTGTCTCGGTTGCGCGACCTGGTCGAGCGGATGCGCAAGGTGGTCGATGATCCGGCAGCCTACCTCGATCTGGATGCGCTTTTCCATGCGACGATCGCTGAGAGTGCCGGAAACCGCCTCCTCCGCGATGCGCAGCGACCGCTCAGCGAGGTGCTGTTCGCCAACTGGCTGTGGGCCACACGGGCACCGGAGGAGCTCACCCGCTTCCAGCAAGACCACGAGGCGATCTATGAGGCGATCGCCGCCGGTGATCCACTCGGCGCTCGCCAAGCGATGCACCGGCACGCCCAGCATGTGGCCAGCGCTCTCCGCGCCGGAATCGCCCCAGCGGCGGGGGAACTGGTCACGACGGGCAGCGACGGTCGCCACGCTGCTGCTTGA
- a CDS encoding response regulator, whose protein sequence is MPERAIRILLVDDHALFRQGLRQLLATTPDIVVVGEAGSASEAFELVPQLAPDVVLMDIAMPGLDGIAATAALRQRFPTLRVVMLTMYEPTTSGEAARAAGAIAYVVKSSRPEELFAAIRAAANGAIPPNGEVRAGQSPPPPGRDTADRVAQLEQRLAWLEAQLAQLGVREPLPPSHAPAEPVMSAPPADQPIAPSPPVGAVSRHPVWQPSIGTARAADTMPTPRSVSPQPLPVALTQLANSLLLGILVVGELVALASALLLFPSPILARWITLGAGQLASLALITLVALAPQRRSEGQIVLLVALTAAMAWSLLTARSAPVALQAAALAGTSSLALAALALSWQRRFLLAAALSLALITVLPSLLAIIPGALAPLWVTGTVALASGLAWSRLRRPSDPVAWEWLPLAPLALGTPLLLVWLESGGRPALLLAAPWIAAFPPLVAAGKAQRPVLRALLALHGALALGTVGWLFRTAAHSEQAAALAVLAVLASALALLLWWSGQRAGASTAPAVVPAAFAGLSLALAAARHPEPVLAPLVWCTLGLVLAALPSRCTWSTWIALALFAGGCGAALLAVLRSPDWQRWSLLVLVLGTATMTGPFLAPRWWFVTGWLGSGVLALAALLALRLTGLVEIAALSGLALGTLVVTRYIVPRLDHPTGAWVWLPTLGASASALASALTGPLSPGRLGIALQPAVSATSEPVIAASMLVAAALAAGRLLGRRWRWAAIAIALLLIAYVLPAVVPDAALVLSWSALAVALAHALGIRLRP, encoded by the coding sequence ATGCCCGAGCGAGCGATCCGCATCCTCCTCGTCGATGACCATGCCCTCTTCCGGCAGGGTCTCCGCCAGTTGCTCGCCACCACTCCCGATATCGTCGTTGTCGGGGAAGCGGGATCAGCGAGCGAAGCCTTCGAGCTGGTACCCCAGCTCGCTCCCGATGTCGTGCTCATGGATATCGCGATGCCGGGACTCGACGGCATCGCTGCCACCGCTGCGCTCCGCCAGCGCTTTCCCACTCTCCGCGTCGTCATGCTGACCATGTACGAGCCAACGACCTCTGGCGAGGCAGCACGCGCTGCCGGCGCCATCGCCTACGTGGTGAAGAGCAGCCGGCCAGAGGAACTCTTCGCTGCCATCCGCGCAGCCGCCAACGGCGCTATCCCGCCCAACGGGGAGGTGCGAGCAGGGCAGTCTCCCCCACCTCCAGGCCGGGATACTGCTGATCGGGTCGCACAGCTCGAGCAACGTCTCGCCTGGCTGGAAGCCCAGCTCGCCCAACTCGGCGTTCGTGAGCCACTGCCACCATCCCACGCTCCAGCAGAACCGGTCATGAGCGCTCCGCCAGCCGACCAGCCGATCGCTCCCTCTCCGCCGGTCGGAGCAGTGTCCCGGCACCCGGTGTGGCAGCCCAGCATTGGCACCGCGCGAGCGGCGGATACCATGCCGACCCCCCGATCCGTTTCCCCACAACCATTGCCCGTCGCGCTCACGCAGCTGGCGAACAGCCTTCTCCTGGGTATCCTCGTCGTCGGCGAACTCGTCGCGCTCGCCAGCGCCCTCTTGCTCTTTCCCTCGCCGATCCTCGCGCGCTGGATCACCCTGGGAGCCGGGCAACTCGCGAGCCTGGCTCTCATCACGCTCGTCGCGCTCGCTCCGCAGCGCCGGAGCGAGGGCCAAATCGTGCTGCTCGTCGCGCTCACCGCAGCGATGGCCTGGAGCCTCCTCACCGCACGATCGGCGCCGGTCGCGCTCCAGGCGGCTGCGCTCGCCGGGACGAGCAGCCTCGCGCTCGCCGCGCTGGCACTCTCCTGGCAGCGCCGCTTCCTTCTGGCAGCCGCACTCTCCCTGGCACTGATCACGGTCCTGCCATCCTTACTCGCGATCATCCCCGGTGCACTCGCCCCGTTGTGGGTCACCGGAACCGTCGCCCTGGCGAGCGGTCTCGCCTGGTCACGCCTCCGCCGGCCGAGCGATCCGGTCGCCTGGGAGTGGCTGCCGCTGGCGCCGCTCGCGCTCGGCACCCCGCTCCTCCTGGTCTGGCTGGAGAGCGGCGGTCGGCCAGCGCTTCTCCTCGCTGCCCCGTGGATCGCTGCCTTCCCGCCGCTCGTCGCAGCCGGGAAGGCGCAACGACCAGTGCTGCGAGCGCTCCTCGCACTCCACGGAGCGCTCGCCCTCGGCACGGTCGGCTGGCTTTTCCGCACGGCTGCCCACAGCGAGCAAGCTGCTGCGCTCGCCGTGCTCGCCGTGCTGGCGAGCGCACTGGCGCTCCTCCTCTGGTGGAGCGGGCAACGGGCCGGTGCCAGCACCGCCCCCGCAGTTGTCCCCGCCGCGTTCGCTGGCCTCTCGCTCGCCCTCGCCGCTGCCCGACACCCAGAGCCGGTGCTCGCCCCGCTCGTCTGGTGCACGCTGGGACTCGTGCTCGCGGCGCTGCCCTCCCGGTGCACCTGGTCGACGTGGATCGCGCTCGCGCTCTTCGCCGGCGGGTGCGGCGCGGCGCTCCTCGCTGTCCTTCGCTCTCCCGACTGGCAGCGCTGGAGCCTCCTCGTCCTGGTCCTCGGCACAGCGACGATGACCGGTCCTTTCCTCGCTCCTCGCTGGTGGTTCGTCACTGGCTGGCTCGGCAGCGGCGTGCTCGCGCTCGCCGCACTCCTGGCGCTGCGACTCACTGGCCTGGTGGAGATCGCGGCACTGAGCGGCCTGGCACTGGGTACCCTCGTCGTGACCCGGTACATCGTCCCCCGGCTCGATCATCCGACCGGTGCCTGGGTGTGGCTTCCGACTCTCGGTGCCAGCGCCAGCGCACTGGCCAGCGCGCTGACCGGGCCACTCTCGCCGGGACGACTCGGCATCGCGCTCCAGCCAGCGGTCTCCGCGACGAGCGAGCCGGTCATCGCGGCCAGCATGCTCGTCGCTGCTGCGCTGGCCGCCGGTCGCCTGCTCGGTCGCCGCTGGCGCTGGGCCGCGATCGCGATCGCTCTGCTCCTGATCGCGTATGTTCTCCCAGCGGTCGTGCCGGACGCCGCGCTCGTCCTGAGCTGGTCCGCGCTGGCCGTCGCACTCGCGCACGCGCTCGGCATCCGCCTCCGGCCCTGA
- the alr gene encoding alanine racemase, protein MGTQRDPGLGDPNQHDASALPAATEQVDWPTRLSCARAGLHAIIDLDQLATNARTLVRFLPPDVELLAVLKANAYGHGLVPSALAALAGGARWLGVARIEEGLLLRQAGLTAPVIVLGPPNHARLRAAVAADLTLAVGSLADVEAVRSAASALGRPARVHLEVDTGMHRFGATPDEAVALARGLASDPLLSFEGIYTHFATADAPDCRTLRRQMERFRAVRERLLAEGIHPPVVHQANSAATLRGALGDPDLPGRRVVRVGILFYGLTPDPALLLPPGIRPALTLQARLARCFVVHAGEGISYGHTYVTKALTHCGLVPVGYADGLPRALSNQGWFLVQGQRCPILGRVCMDQTTISLEAVPQAEIGTTVIVLGTGEDGAMTAWDAATLSGTIAYEILTSLATRIPRLYQRGGEIVGLADAFGLVWRDRMRAR, encoded by the coding sequence ATGGGAACGCAACGCGACCCCGGTCTCGGGGATCCCAATCAGCACGATGCCTCCGCTCTCCCCGCGGCGACCGAGCAGGTCGACTGGCCCACGCGACTGTCCTGTGCACGAGCCGGGCTCCATGCGATCATCGACCTGGACCAGCTGGCGACGAATGCCCGGACGCTAGTCCGCTTTCTCCCGCCCGATGTCGAGCTCCTCGCCGTCCTCAAGGCGAATGCCTACGGCCACGGACTCGTCCCCAGCGCGCTCGCCGCGCTGGCGGGAGGCGCACGCTGGCTCGGCGTCGCGCGCATCGAGGAAGGTCTACTGCTCCGGCAGGCCGGTCTCACTGCACCCGTCATCGTGCTGGGTCCCCCCAACCATGCACGCCTGCGCGCAGCGGTCGCGGCTGACCTCACCCTGGCGGTCGGCTCTCTGGCCGACGTCGAGGCAGTCCGGTCAGCCGCCAGCGCGCTCGGTCGCCCAGCCCGTGTCCACCTCGAGGTCGATACCGGCATGCACCGGTTCGGTGCCACGCCTGACGAAGCAGTCGCGCTGGCCCGCGGGTTGGCATCCGACCCGCTTCTCTCCTTCGAAGGGATCTACACCCATTTCGCGACCGCCGATGCCCCGGATTGCCGGACACTCCGTCGCCAGATGGAGCGCTTCCGCGCCGTCCGCGAGCGGTTGCTGGCCGAAGGTATCCACCCGCCAGTCGTGCACCAGGCGAACAGTGCTGCCACGCTGCGCGGCGCGCTCGGCGACCCCGATCTCCCCGGTCGGCGCGTGGTTCGGGTCGGTATCCTCTTCTATGGTCTCACCCCCGACCCAGCGCTGCTGCTTCCACCCGGCATTCGACCAGCGCTCACGCTCCAGGCCCGGCTCGCCCGCTGCTTCGTTGTCCACGCGGGCGAAGGGATCTCCTACGGACATACCTATGTCACCAAAGCGCTCACCCACTGTGGCCTGGTCCCCGTCGGCTATGCGGATGGTCTTCCGCGGGCGCTCTCCAACCAGGGCTGGTTCCTCGTCCAGGGACAGCGCTGCCCGATCCTCGGACGGGTCTGCATGGATCAAACGACGATCTCGCTCGAGGCGGTCCCTCAGGCGGAAATCGGTACTACGGTCATCGTGCTCGGTACCGGCGAGGACGGCGCGATGACCGCGTGGGACGCTGCGACGCTCAGCGGCACCATCGCCTACGAGATCCTCACCAGCCTGGCGACCAGGATTCCGCGCCTCTACCAGCGCGGCGGAGAAATCGTCGGCCTCGCGGACGCCTTCGGTCTCGTCTGGCGCGACAGGATGCGAGCGCGGTAG
- a CDS encoding thiamine pyrophosphate-binding protein yields MATVAEVIAQELRTAGVDRAFGLPGGEVLALIDALRRAGIVFTLCRHEAVAGIAAGVYGKLRRTAGVAVATLGPGAANFLLAVSNAWLDREPLLAITADLPASWPPSHTHQRLPLHDIYRPVTKHVEAVTPLDPHRPVRRALIACTREPLGPSYLTLSAEDAVRPACILHEESLALRPAATAQDARVAAEELARRLAEAERPLVVIGLGVRPENAPGLRRWLAAWHLPVAVTPKAKGLVDERDPAIDFVGVVGGMAIDGLMVEAVQQADLLVGFGFDPVEVDKTWHAHRPVLWVLESAQATGLLPRRDLLLVDHHALLAALGELAPPRRWERPFQEVQAERAAIAAGKSRAPAQGLAPVRIVEVLAAVLPAETIVTTDVGSHKYLFGQFWPSRHPETFWMSNGLSGMGYGLAAAIGAKLARPAAPVLAVLGDGGFSMVCQELETARRIGAPVIVLIIADRSYSLIRIGQENRGLPRYGVDFEPIDSVLVAQACGCAGTVARTPDELAAAARQALAANEAGLPFVIEVPLDPDAYRPIV; encoded by the coding sequence ATGGCGACTGTCGCCGAAGTCATCGCCCAGGAACTGCGAACAGCTGGGGTGGACCGCGCCTTCGGGCTTCCCGGTGGGGAGGTGCTGGCGCTCATCGACGCGCTGCGGCGAGCGGGGATCGTCTTCACCCTCTGCCGGCATGAGGCAGTGGCCGGCATCGCCGCCGGCGTCTACGGCAAGCTCCGCCGCACCGCTGGCGTCGCGGTCGCCACCCTGGGACCCGGCGCGGCCAACTTCCTGCTCGCCGTCAGCAATGCCTGGCTCGACCGCGAACCGCTCCTCGCCATCACCGCCGACCTGCCCGCCAGCTGGCCACCCAGTCACACCCACCAGCGACTCCCCCTCCACGACATCTACCGTCCTGTCACCAAGCATGTGGAGGCGGTCACGCCGCTCGACCCGCACCGCCCGGTCCGGCGTGCCCTCATCGCCTGTACGCGCGAGCCACTGGGGCCGAGTTACCTCACTCTTTCCGCCGAGGATGCCGTGCGACCAGCCTGCATCCTGCACGAGGAGTCGCTCGCCCTCCGACCGGCGGCGACAGCGCAGGACGCCCGGGTCGCTGCCGAGGAATTGGCGCGTCGCCTGGCCGAGGCCGAGCGACCACTCGTCGTGATCGGTCTGGGCGTGCGGCCGGAAAACGCGCCGGGCCTGCGGCGCTGGCTGGCCGCGTGGCATCTCCCGGTCGCCGTGACGCCCAAGGCGAAGGGGCTGGTGGACGAACGCGACCCGGCCATCGATTTCGTCGGCGTCGTCGGTGGGATGGCGATCGACGGCCTCATGGTCGAAGCCGTCCAGCAGGCCGACCTCCTCGTCGGGTTCGGCTTCGATCCGGTGGAAGTGGACAAGACCTGGCACGCCCACCGTCCGGTGCTCTGGGTCCTGGAATCGGCCCAGGCGACAGGCCTGCTCCCGCGACGCGACCTCCTCCTGGTCGACCACCATGCGCTCCTCGCCGCGCTCGGCGAACTGGCCCCGCCGCGCCGCTGGGAGCGCCCGTTTCAGGAGGTCCAGGCGGAGCGGGCCGCTATCGCGGCAGGGAAGAGCCGCGCACCAGCTCAGGGACTCGCCCCAGTGCGCATCGTCGAGGTGCTGGCCGCAGTCCTCCCGGCCGAGACGATCGTGACGACTGACGTGGGGTCGCACAAGTATCTCTTCGGGCAGTTCTGGCCGAGCCGTCACCCGGAGACGTTCTGGATGTCGAACGGCTTGTCCGGCATGGGGTACGGACTCGCTGCGGCGATCGGGGCCAAGCTGGCGCGGCCGGCTGCGCCGGTGCTGGCGGTACTCGGCGACGGCGGATTCTCCATGGTCTGCCAGGAACTGGAGACCGCCCGGCGCATCGGTGCACCAGTCATCGTCCTAATCATCGCCGATCGCTCCTACTCGCTGATCCGCATCGGCCAGGAAAACCGCGGTCTGCCACGCTACGGCGTCGACTTCGAGCCGATCGACAGCGTGCTCGTCGCGCAGGCCTGCGGCTGCGCTGGCACGGTGGCCCGGACTCCCGACGAACTGGCCGCGGCCGCCCGCCAGGCGCTCGCCGCCAACGAGGCCGGGTTGCCGTTCGTCATCGAGGTACCGCTCGATCCGGACGCCTATCGACCGATCGTCTGA
- a CDS encoding DUF6917 domain-containing protein: MTHDQEPYARGIVPERPFAAVRPLVGELVAVLAVSFPDRNLELEPFGSRAFPDGAIAELCVTDQPDARPGQRVARAAYLGFVRFPIGGIVAVGARCSVAGEEIGEVVGFDGVHAPNHWNIVVRSARFADGAARGLRLGATVTLSGPATASELDSP, from the coding sequence ATGACGCACGATCAGGAGCCGTATGCCCGGGGTATCGTTCCGGAGCGACCGTTCGCCGCGGTCCGACCGTTGGTCGGCGAATTGGTCGCCGTCTTGGCCGTCAGCTTCCCCGACCGCAACCTGGAACTGGAACCGTTCGGCTCGCGAGCCTTCCCCGATGGTGCCATCGCCGAACTCTGCGTGACCGACCAACCGGACGCTCGACCGGGCCAGCGGGTCGCCCGGGCCGCCTACCTCGGCTTCGTTCGCTTCCCGATCGGGGGCATCGTCGCCGTGGGTGCGCGCTGCTCCGTAGCCGGGGAGGAGATCGGCGAGGTGGTCGGGTTCGATGGCGTCCATGCTCCCAACCACTGGAACATCGTCGTGCGCAGCGCACGCTTCGCCGATGGCGCAGCCCGCGGTCTACGCCTCGGCGCCACGGTGACGCTCAGCGGCCCGGCCACCGCGAGCGAGCTGGACAGCCCCTGA